A stretch of the Takifugu flavidus isolate HTHZ2018 chromosome 1, ASM371156v2, whole genome shotgun sequence genome encodes the following:
- the LOC130538987 gene encoding urotensin-2 receptor, translated as MNNSLSATTYFSTSPAQQGSLGTVDHELVITTTFGTLLSVVYAVGVSGNVYTLVVMCHSIRLATSMYISIINLAVADLLYLSTIPFVVSTYFLKDWYFGDVGCRILLSLDLLTMHASIFTLTVMCTERYLAVTKPLDTVSRSKSYRKALAWGVWLLSLVLTVPMMTMVTQTTQITPDGGVKRMCAPTWAPSAYKVYVTVLFGTSIMAPGIIIGYLYIRLARTYLESQHNSVIRKGGKRSPKQKVLIMIFTIVLVFWACFLPFWIWQLLPLYHTKPLSLASQTHTCINYLVASLTYSNSCINPFLYTLLTKNYREYLKNRHRSFYRYTSSFKQRPPSLYTWGKSASSSNQFEFNSETLVMGMLK; from the coding sequence ATGAACAACTCGTTGTCTGCAACAACGTATTTCAGCACCAGTCCCGCTCAGCAGGGCAGCCTCGGCACCGTGGACCATGAACTCGTCATCACCACCACTTTTGGGACCCTGCTCTCGGTTGTTTACGCTGTCGGGGTGTCGGGGAACGTCTACACTCTTGTGGTGATGTGCCACTCGATCCGTCTCGCCACCTCCATGTACATCTCCATCATCAACCTGGCTGTGGCGGACCTGCTCTACCTCTCCACCATCCCGTTTGTGGTGTCTACTTACTTCCTGAAGGACTGGTACTTCGGGGATGTGGGCTGCCGCATCCTGCTCAGCCTGGACTTGCTCACCATGCACGCTAGCATCTTCACCCTTACCGTCATGTGCACGGAGCGCTACCTGGCCGTCACGAAGCCGCTGGACACAGTCAGCCGTTCTAAGAGTTACCGCAAAGCTCTGGCGTGGGGCGTCTGGCTGCTCTCTCTGGTCCTCACTGTGCCAATGATGACCATGGTAACCCAGACCACCCAGATTACGCCAGATGGGGGCGTGAAAAGGATGTGCGCTCCCACATGGGCGCCCTCGGCTTACAAAGTGTACGTGACCGTCCTCTTTGGTACCAGCATCATGGCACCGGGCATCATCATTGGATACCTGTACATTAGGCTGGCGCGCACTTACCTGGAGTCACAGCACAACTCTGTGATCAGGAAAGGCGGGAAGCGCTCCCCCAAACAGAAGGTGCTGATCATGATCTTCACAATTGTGCTAGTTTTCTGGGCGTGTTTCCTGCCTTTCTGGATCTGGCAGCTGCTACCTCTGTACCATACCAAGCCCCTTAGCCTggcctcgcagacacacacctgcatcaaCTACCTGGTCGCGAGCCTGACCTACAGCAACAGCTGTATTAACCCTTTCCTTTACACGCTGCTAACCAAGAACTACAGGGAGTACCTGAAGAACCGCCACCGGAGTTTCTACAGGTACACCTCCTCGTTCAAACAGCGGCCGCCCAGCCTCTACACCTGGGGCAAGTCCGCGTCCTCCAGTAACCAGTTCGAGTTCAATTCCGAGACGCTGGTCATGGGGATGCTGAAATGA